In Candidatus Acidiferrales bacterium, a genomic segment contains:
- a CDS encoding N-acetylmannosamine-6-phosphate 2-epimerase: MEYLNSVANVKNGLIVSCQFDADDPFNKPEYVSLFALSCQRGGAAGIRTEGNENIKAVKSKVALPIIGLVQTAYPDGSVLITGDFKEVKDIIEAGADIVALDVTERVRPNGLTGFEFLKRVRTNHPGTLLLADVSTFEEGVQAAELGADIVSTTLSGYTPATAQKGREGVDFDLIERLSDALVVPVIAEGRILLPSEAAHAIELGAYAVVVGAAITRPTVITQMFVHEIQMGNKREEKAD, from the coding sequence ATGGAATATCTGAACTCCGTGGCAAATGTGAAGAACGGATTGATTGTTTCGTGCCAGTTTGATGCCGACGACCCCTTCAACAAACCTGAGTACGTTTCACTTTTTGCATTGTCCTGCCAGAGGGGCGGAGCAGCCGGGATCCGAACCGAGGGAAATGAAAACATCAAAGCCGTGAAATCGAAAGTCGCACTGCCAATAATCGGGCTCGTCCAGACCGCTTATCCGGACGGCTCCGTTCTGATAACCGGGGATTTCAAGGAAGTGAAGGACATAATAGAAGCCGGCGCCGATATCGTTGCACTCGATGTCACCGAGCGAGTACGTCCGAACGGCCTGACGGGGTTTGAGTTTCTCAAACGGGTCAGAACAAATCATCCCGGGACGCTCCTCCTCGCCGACGTTTCCACTTTTGAGGAAGGGGTACAGGCAGCGGAACTTGGAGCAGACATCGTTTCAACGACACTCTCGGGTTATACCCCTGCGACTGCACAGAAGGGAAGAGAAGGTGTTGACTTTGATCTCATCGAACGGCTCTCCGACGCACTTGTCGTTCCGGTCATCGCAGAGGGAAGGATTCTTCTCCCATCCGAGGCTGCACACGCGATTGAGTTAGGGGCGTATGCCGTAGTTGTCGGCGCGGCAATCACAAGGCCGACTGTTATCACTCAAATGTTTGTCCACGAAATTCAGATGGGAAACAAGAGAGAGGAGAAGGCGGATTGA
- a CDS encoding sodium:solute symporter family protein, producing MNPIINMNFIDYAILAAYVLVTIVVGYSLRKYMRTSEDFFLSGRSLPSWITSLAFLSANLGALEVIGMVANSAKYGILTVHFYWIGAVPAMIFLGIFMMPFYYGSKVRSVPEYLKLRYNEATRGLNAISFAIMTLLMSGISMYAMALLFESTLGWSLTSSIFISALVVLIYVFFGGLSSSIYNEVIQFFLIWLGLLPVVYIGLHAVGGFQGLVQKIPPSFLEAWRHMGSASENPMGVDWLGVVLGLGFVLSFGYWTTDFLVVQRAMASENLSASRRTPLVASFPKMLVPIIVVIPGLLAVALLPEFKVVQGGPTPNYNSALILLFADYLPNGVLGLAITGLLASFMSGMAGNVTAFNTVWTYDIYGSYIKKGMPDEHYLKMGKYTTIFGVLFSIGTAYIVRSFPNLMDYMQLLFSFFNAPLFATFLLGMFWKKATPWGGFFGLLAGIFAAAFHYFVLYQHGIVHYSSDMAANFYQAWWAWCTDFVVTIVVSLFTARRDESTLVGLVYGLTPRPHSGDRLFRKPEFWGVLSLVVMIILNIIFW from the coding sequence GTGAATCCGATAATCAACATGAATTTCATCGATTATGCAATCTTAGCTGCCTATGTGCTGGTGACAATCGTAGTGGGCTATTCACTGAGGAAGTATATGAGGACAAGCGAAGACTTTTTCTTGTCCGGCCGCTCTCTCCCAAGCTGGATAACAAGCCTCGCTTTTTTGTCGGCGAACCTGGGAGCACTCGAGGTGATCGGCATGGTTGCCAACTCGGCGAAATATGGAATCTTGACTGTCCATTTTTACTGGATAGGCGCGGTCCCCGCAATGATCTTTCTCGGCATTTTCATGATGCCGTTTTACTATGGAAGCAAAGTCAGAAGCGTCCCCGAATATTTGAAACTGAGATACAACGAAGCTACCCGCGGATTGAACGCCATCTCGTTTGCCATAATGACTCTTCTCATGAGCGGGATCAGCATGTACGCTATGGCTCTTCTGTTTGAGTCGACGCTCGGCTGGTCTCTCACATCCAGCATTTTTATTTCGGCTTTAGTGGTTCTTATTTACGTTTTCTTCGGCGGGCTCTCATCTTCCATTTACAACGAAGTGATTCAGTTTTTCCTGATCTGGCTTGGGCTCCTACCGGTTGTATATATCGGACTTCATGCAGTCGGCGGATTCCAGGGACTTGTTCAAAAAATTCCGCCGTCGTTCCTCGAAGCATGGCGGCACATGGGGTCGGCATCGGAAAATCCGATGGGAGTCGATTGGTTGGGCGTAGTGCTGGGTCTTGGTTTTGTCCTGTCGTTCGGATATTGGACAACCGATTTTCTTGTTGTCCAGCGTGCCATGGCGTCGGAAAACCTTTCCGCTTCCAGACGAACTCCTCTCGTCGCATCGTTTCCAAAGATGCTCGTGCCGATCATCGTGGTTATTCCCGGGCTTCTTGCTGTCGCACTTCTGCCTGAATTCAAGGTGGTACAAGGTGGACCGACTCCGAATTACAATTCGGCCCTAATTCTTCTGTTTGCAGATTATTTGCCAAATGGAGTCCTCGGGCTTGCGATCACCGGGCTGCTCGCGAGTTTCATGTCCGGGATGGCGGGGAATGTCACGGCTTTCAACACGGTATGGACATACGACATTTACGGAAGCTACATCAAGAAGGGAATGCCGGACGAGCATTATCTGAAAATGGGAAAGTACACGACAATTTTCGGAGTTCTGTTCAGCATCGGCACTGCGTATATCGTCCGGTCCTTTCCAAATCTGATGGATTATATGCAGCTTCTCTTCTCGTTCTTCAATGCCCCGTTGTTTGCGACATTTCTTCTGGGAATGTTTTGGAAGAAGGCGACACCATGGGGCGGCTTTTTCGGACTACTGGCGGGGATTTTCGCGGCCGCGTTCCACTATTTCGTCTTGTACCAACATGGGATCGTGCATTATTCAAGCGACATGGCTGCAAACTTCTATCAGGCATGGTGGGCGTGGTGCACTGATTTTGTGGTAACAATAGTAGTGAGTCTGTTCACGGCGAGAAGAGACGAAAGCACCCTCGTCGGTTTGGTTTATGGGCTGACGCCGAGACCGCATTCGGGGGATCGCCTTTTTCGCAAACCGGAATTTTGGGGAGTGCTTTCGCTGGTCGTGATGATAATTCTAAATATTATATTTTGGTAA
- a CDS encoding diacylglycerol kinase family protein: MTDTSFRHTVKFIVNPVSGNGRTGKILPHLLGIAKRLGVNFDLQLTKAPEHATELASDRSDQFDVMVAVGGDGTVNEVAAGAFKSQKIMGVIPTGTGNDFARALGKLKSLHDYVHRLVSGKIKSIDIGSVQMDGREALFVNGVGVGFDAEVAKESLSIHGLKGISKYLLAVAKTLRNYKSSFMKIELDDRLIEQRTFLVAIGNGISAGGGFLLTPHALLDDGILDVCMACELSIPKVMRILPRAINGTLEKRREVLMTRTTHIRIQSETPVSIHRDGEVSNLKVGEIAVQIIPGSLKVIA; the protein is encoded by the coding sequence ATGACCGACACTTCGTTCAGGCATACGGTAAAGTTCATTGTGAACCCGGTTTCCGGAAACGGCAGAACTGGAAAGATACTTCCTCATCTCCTCGGTATAGCGAAGAGGCTTGGCGTGAATTTTGACCTTCAGTTGACGAAGGCGCCGGAGCACGCAACGGAATTAGCAAGCGACCGTTCGGATCAGTTTGACGTCATGGTCGCGGTCGGAGGAGATGGTACGGTAAACGAAGTTGCCGCAGGTGCTTTCAAGTCCCAGAAAATCATGGGCGTCATTCCGACCGGCACCGGCAATGATTTCGCGCGGGCGCTGGGCAAGCTGAAGAGCCTGCATGATTATGTCCACAGACTTGTAAGCGGAAAGATTAAATCCATCGACATCGGTTCAGTTCAGATGGACGGCAGAGAAGCACTTTTTGTAAACGGGGTCGGCGTCGGGTTTGATGCGGAGGTTGCGAAAGAAAGTCTGAGCATCCACGGGCTCAAGGGAATTTCAAAATATCTTCTTGCAGTCGCAAAGACACTCAGGAATTATAAATCCTCTTTTATGAAGATTGAACTCGACGACCGGCTCATCGAACAAAGGACTTTCCTAGTGGCGATAGGAAATGGTATTTCCGCCGGCGGCGGATTTCTTCTCACTCCGCACGCGCTGCTTGACGACGGAATCCTCGACGTCTGCATGGCGTGTGAACTTTCAATTCCGAAAGTAATGCGAATATTGCCGCGAGCAATAAACGGGACGCTCGAAAAGCGACGTGAGGTTTTAATGACGAGGACAACGCACATCAGAATACAGAGCGAAACGCCGGTTTCAATTCACAGAGACGGGGAAGTATCAAACTTGAAAGTAGGTGAGATTGCGGTGCAAATTATTCCAGGGAGTCTGAAGGTAATCGCATAG
- a CDS encoding DUF952 domain-containing protein yields the protein MYYYSCPPMHCCRRTLHAIIRSKKFDQGTEMAEGDMIYHIVTLDELKSHTNDGYYRPSSFEKDHFIHCTAGKSTSLVVLDDYFLEIPGGNTILILEIDPTKLKSEIKYEAPAPIQGSGTSHLIDGILFPHVYGGLNIDAVVGVGKVERVEKTLVWPAAFDGIEKYL from the coding sequence GTGTATTATTACAGCTGCCCGCCAATGCATTGCTGCCGCCGTACGCTACATGCAATTATTCGCAGCAAAAAATTTGATCAAGGTACAGAAATGGCAGAGGGGGACATGATCTATCACATTGTCACTCTTGATGAGCTTAAGTCGCACACCAATGATGGTTACTACAGACCAAGTAGCTTTGAGAAAGATCATTTTATACACTGTACGGCCGGAAAATCTACATCCTTAGTTGTGTTGGATGATTATTTTCTCGAAATACCTGGGGGCAATACAATTCTGATACTCGAAATTGATCCCACTAAATTGAAATCGGAGATCAAATACGAAGCTCCGGCGCCAATTCAAGGATCTGGAACGAGTCACCTCATAGATGGGATATTATTTCCGCATGTCTATGGAGGATTAAATATTGACGCGGTTGTAGGTGTTGGGAAAGTGGAGCGAGTCGAAAAAACTCTTGTGTGGCCAGCAGCTTTTGATGGAATAGAAAAGTACTTATGA
- a CDS encoding long-chain fatty acid--CoA ligase, producing the protein MGAAVEFTTLTEMFERLSKKYAGTGREVYRYKLDGRYVGITYDEFYEKVELFAHGLKAVGIKRGDRISILSENRPEWPITDLASLSLGAIDVPIFPTLTAKQIEYILLHGDVSVLVVSNSFQMNKILRIRKSLKAIRKIISMSGKENSDDNSFLDFADVYELGRVEREKHRGAFRMWLLQAKPSDLATIIYTSGTTGEPKGVMLTHGNFVSNIKAALDHIIINQDDTLLSFLPISHSFERMGGYYSALTAGATVSYAESIETVAQNLLEERPTIVTTVPRLFERIHAQVIKSVETGSAVKREIFYWAVNVGKRYAAANKKGGPGPLLRAKRVLADRLVFSKLKARTGGKIKFFVSGGAALSRELGEFFEAMGIFIIEGYGMTECSPVISANRLDDYKFGTVGKPIINVQVKIADDGEILTRGPHVMAGYYKDKAGTQEAIDRDGWLHTGDVGHFDSDGFLVITDRKKHLFVNSGGKNIAPQPIESLLQQSKFIDQIVLIGDKRRFNSALIVPDFDALKELAKEESIFFPDINGLINNEKICTVIQKDINELQKDLAKYEQVRRFKLLPNPFTIENGELTPTLKVKRKIVEQKYSDVIESMYK; encoded by the coding sequence ATGGGCGCAGCCGTAGAGTTTACGACATTGACCGAGATGTTCGAGCGCCTCTCGAAGAAATATGCCGGCACCGGCAGGGAAGTTTATAGATATAAATTGGATGGACGGTATGTCGGCATAACTTACGATGAATTCTACGAAAAGGTAGAACTCTTTGCCCACGGACTCAAGGCAGTCGGAATAAAACGCGGCGATAGGATATCTATTCTATCCGAAAACAGACCCGAATGGCCGATCACCGATCTCGCGTCCCTGTCACTCGGCGCAATTGACGTTCCTATTTTCCCCACGCTGACGGCAAAACAGATTGAATACATACTTCTTCATGGAGACGTTTCCGTCCTTGTAGTTTCAAATTCCTTCCAAATGAACAAGATTCTTCGCATTCGAAAAAGTCTCAAGGCGATCCGAAAAATCATATCGATGAGCGGCAAAGAAAATTCGGATGATAATTCGTTCCTCGACTTTGCTGATGTTTATGAACTCGGAAGGGTCGAAAGAGAAAAACATCGCGGCGCGTTTAGAATGTGGCTGCTACAAGCCAAGCCTTCGGACTTAGCCACCATAATTTACACGAGCGGCACGACAGGTGAACCTAAAGGCGTAATGCTGACCCACGGCAATTTCGTCTCAAACATAAAAGCAGCGCTCGATCACATAATAATAAACCAGGACGATACTCTTCTTTCGTTCTTGCCGATCTCACATAGCTTCGAAAGGATGGGCGGATATTACAGTGCGCTCACAGCCGGTGCGACGGTTTCTTATGCCGAGAGCATTGAGACCGTAGCACAGAATCTTCTTGAGGAAAGGCCCACGATCGTTACGACTGTACCACGATTGTTCGAGCGAATCCACGCCCAGGTCATCAAGAGTGTCGAGACGGGCTCTGCGGTAAAGCGCGAAATCTTTTACTGGGCAGTGAATGTGGGAAAGCGCTATGCGGCCGCAAATAAGAAGGGAGGCCCGGGTCCGCTCCTGCGGGCCAAGCGTGTTTTAGCGGACAGGTTGGTTTTTTCAAAGTTGAAGGCCCGAACGGGAGGCAAAATAAAATTTTTTGTAAGTGGAGGGGCGGCCCTTTCCCGCGAGCTGGGCGAATTTTTTGAGGCGATGGGCATTTTTATAATCGAGGGATACGGAATGACGGAGTGTTCGCCCGTCATCAGTGCAAACAGGCTCGATGACTACAAGTTTGGCACGGTGGGCAAACCGATTATTAACGTTCAGGTAAAGATCGCCGATGATGGCGAGATTTTGACCCGCGGTCCGCATGTCATGGCCGGTTACTATAAGGATAAAGCGGGAACGCAAGAAGCCATAGATAGGGACGGCTGGCTCCACACCGGCGATGTCGGCCACTTTGACAGCGATGGATTTTTGGTAATCACCGACAGAAAGAAGCATCTTTTTGTAAACTCCGGCGGAAAAAATATTGCCCCCCAGCCGATTGAAAGTTTGCTGCAGCAGAGTAAATTTATAGACCAAATAGTTTTGATCGGAGATAAGAGGAGATTCAATTCCGCGCTGATAGTTCCTGACTTCGATGCTCTCAAAGAACTTGCGAAGGAAGAAAGCATATTTTTTCCGGATATCAACGGGCTGATCAATAACGAAAAGATCTGTACCGTAATACAAAAAGATATCAACGAATTGCAGAAGGATTTGGCAAAATACGAACAAGTTCGGCGCTTCAAATTGCTCCCCAATCCGTTCACGATCGAAAACGGGGAGCTTACCCCGACTCTGAAAGTCAAGAGAAAAATCGTCGAGCAGAAATATTCTGATGTAATAGAATCTATGTATAAATAG
- a CDS encoding acetylornithine/succinylornithine family transaminase — MELKEKEKQYILQTYKRLPIEVDHADGVYVYAKDGRKYLDFFGGIAVNALGYDNSRVKSAILNQINRYMHMSNLFYMDVQVDLAELICELSGYAKIFFTNSGTEAVEAAIKVSRKWGSKENKSKLLALTNSFHGRTMGALSLTDRPKYRQGFEPFLPDVEHVEFNDVTDLAAKVDSTTAAVFIEFIQGEGGINVASGRFVEQLFALKQKHGFLVVADEIQTGIYRTGKLFSFEYHGVHPDMVTLAKPLGGSLPLGGLLVDPHLVDVLGYGGHGTTFGGNPVSCAAGLATLQELSERRIASHVSKVGGHLKQRLLEFKSRHPQFVSEVRGLGLMLGVECTVDCSEFVSNLLSNGVLVNCTNGNVIRILPPLVIEEAHADNFMSILEETYDAHVSRFNFKEVTA; from the coding sequence ATGGAACTGAAAGAAAAAGAAAAACAATACATCCTGCAAACGTATAAACGACTTCCCATCGAGGTCGATCATGCCGATGGGGTTTACGTTTATGCTAAAGATGGAAGAAAATATCTGGATTTCTTCGGCGGAATCGCCGTTAATGCACTTGGCTACGACAATTCGAGAGTGAAATCGGCAATATTAAATCAAATCAATCGGTACATGCACATGTCTAATCTGTTTTACATGGACGTGCAGGTTGATCTGGCAGAGTTGATCTGCGAACTCTCCGGTTATGCGAAAATCTTCTTCACAAATTCCGGGACGGAAGCGGTCGAAGCGGCAATAAAGGTGTCGAGGAAATGGGGAAGCAAGGAAAATAAATCTAAACTCCTCGCCCTGACAAATTCGTTCCATGGCAGAACGATGGGGGCGCTTTCACTGACTGACAGGCCGAAGTATCGACAAGGTTTTGAGCCGTTTCTTCCGGATGTCGAGCATGTAGAGTTCAATGATGTAACTGATCTGGCAGCGAAAGTCGATTCGACGACAGCGGCTGTGTTTATTGAGTTTATCCAGGGAGAAGGGGGAATAAATGTCGCCTCGGGTCGGTTTGTAGAGCAACTGTTCGCATTGAAACAAAAACATGGCTTTCTTGTCGTGGCCGACGAAATTCAGACAGGCATTTACCGGACCGGCAAACTTTTTTCTTTCGAGTATCATGGGGTGCATCCCGATATGGTTACACTTGCTAAACCGCTCGGAGGAAGCCTCCCGCTGGGGGGCCTCTTGGTGGACCCGCACCTGGTGGATGTTCTTGGATATGGTGGACATGGTACAACTTTCGGCGGGAACCCCGTCTCATGTGCAGCAGGTCTGGCAACCTTGCAGGAATTATCGGAGAGGAGAATTGCTTCTCACGTTTCAAAAGTCGGCGGCCATTTGAAGCAAAGACTTCTGGAATTCAAGTCGAGACATCCGCAATTTGTCTCGGAAGTCCGTGGTCTTGGATTAATGCTTGGTGTCGAATGCACAGTCGATTGTTCTGAGTTCGTAAGCAATCTCTTATCGAATGGCGTGCTGGTTAATTGCACGAACGGGAACGTCATCAGGATTTTGCCCCCGCTGGTCATTGAAGAAGCGCATGCGGACAATTTCATGTCAATACTCGAAGAGACTTACGATGCACACGTCTCGCGCTTCAACTTTAAAGAAGTTACGGCATGA
- a CDS encoding class I SAM-dependent methyltransferase, whose translation MTEKTSVRLGDVQKTLLLPLWGRAVEAMKVRPLLVDRTATGIIDKIDYDFSTLTKNISDITQLAWIARSLLIDRLVSSFLNKYPGASIVNIGCGLDTTFDRIDNGSIRWYDLDLADVIDLRRKFIPESERRKFIASSFLDADWFKRLEKEEHILFIAAGVYYYFEKSQIRKFFLKVADAFPGSEMVFDASSPRGVRVANKLVIENAGLDEKSFLKWGLSNASELETWDRRIKVTDEYFYFRELKDRISLRARVIGCISDRLKIQYLVHVKFSG comes from the coding sequence ATGACCGAGAAAACATCTGTCAGACTCGGCGACGTTCAAAAGACACTTCTCCTTCCATTATGGGGACGTGCGGTTGAAGCGATGAAAGTAAGACCGCTGCTGGTTGACAGGACGGCGACCGGAATTATCGACAAAATCGACTACGATTTTTCAACTCTGACAAAAAACATTAGCGACATAACGCAACTTGCCTGGATAGCACGCTCCTTGTTGATCGACAGGCTTGTCTCAAGTTTTCTGAATAAGTACCCAGGGGCGTCAATTGTCAACATCGGCTGCGGCCTTGATACCACATTCGATAGAATTGACAACGGAAGCATACGGTGGTACGACCTCGACCTGGCGGACGTTATTGATTTAAGAAGAAAATTTATTCCCGAAAGCGAGAGAAGAAAATTTATTGCCTCCTCTTTTCTTGATGCCGACTGGTTCAAGCGATTGGAAAAGGAAGAGCATATATTGTTTATTGCTGCAGGCGTGTATTATTACTTTGAAAAGAGTCAGATAAGGAAATTTTTCTTAAAAGTTGCAGATGCTTTTCCCGGAAGTGAAATGGTCTTCGACGCATCTTCCCCGCGCGGAGTCAGGGTCGCGAACAAATTAGTAATTGAAAATGCCGGCTTGGATGAAAAATCGTTTCTCAAATGGGGGTTGTCCAATGCGTCGGAATTGGAAACCTGGGACCGCAGGATCAAAGTGACTGACGAATATTTCTATTTCAGAGAACTTAAGGACAGAATCAGTCTCAGGGCCAGGGTTATCGGTTGCATCTCAGACCGCTTGAAGATACAGTATTTGGTGCACGTTAAATTCTCGGGATGA
- a CDS encoding tryptophanase has protein sequence MTKTIIEPFKIKSVEPINFTTRGYREKILREAYYNLFSVKAEDVLIDLLTDSGTAAMSSKQWAAIMDGDESYAGSRSFYKFEEAVKGLTGFKHIIPTHQGRAAEKILFTVVGGKGKIIPNNTHFDTTRANVEFSGAEAIDLPLPIALETDKYADFKGDIELNRLEHLIKKAGASDIPICMLTLTNNSVGGQPVSMKNIKETKALLQKYDIPLFLDACRFAENAYFIKLREQGYKDKSVREIAQEMFSHADGCTMSAKKDALVNIGGFLALNDEKVAEKARSLLIMTEGFPTYGGLAGRDLDAMAQGLMEVLDEDYLKYRIRSIEYFGEQLRNENVPIIIPTGGHAVFIDAKKFVPHIPPHEYPGQAIAAELYLEGGIRSVEIGSVMFGKTIDGKFIPSNLELVRLAIPRRVYTQSHIDYASEIIIDLFKRRNTMPGYSITYEPPYLRHFTAHFKPNAPKQ, from the coding sequence ATGACAAAGACTATCATTGAGCCGTTCAAGATCAAATCGGTCGAGCCGATCAACTTTACAACTCGGGGATACAGGGAGAAAATACTCAGGGAGGCATATTACAACCTCTTTTCGGTAAAAGCGGAAGATGTACTGATAGATTTGTTGACGGATTCAGGGACGGCAGCAATGAGTTCAAAACAGTGGGCGGCTATCATGGACGGTGACGAATCTTACGCCGGCTCGCGAAGTTTTTATAAGTTTGAAGAAGCAGTAAAAGGACTTACGGGGTTTAAACATATAATACCGACTCATCAGGGAAGAGCTGCAGAAAAGATTCTGTTCACAGTTGTCGGCGGCAAGGGGAAAATTATTCCTAACAATACACATTTCGATACGACGCGGGCAAATGTGGAGTTCTCGGGGGCGGAAGCAATCGACCTTCCATTACCTATCGCCCTTGAGACGGACAAGTACGCCGATTTCAAAGGCGACATTGAGTTGAACAGGCTGGAGCATCTCATCAAGAAAGCCGGCGCTAGCGACATCCCGATTTGCATGTTGACCTTGACTAATAATTCCGTGGGAGGCCAGCCGGTCAGCATGAAAAATATAAAAGAGACAAAAGCACTGCTCCAAAAATATGATATCCCATTATTTCTCGACGCATGCCGGTTCGCCGAGAACGCTTATTTCATAAAACTTCGGGAGCAGGGTTACAAGGATAAGAGCGTCAGAGAAATTGCTCAGGAAATGTTCAGTCATGCAGACGGCTGCACGATGAGCGCTAAGAAAGATGCTCTCGTGAACATCGGAGGATTCCTTGCACTGAATGACGAAAAAGTCGCGGAAAAAGCGAGAAGCCTCTTAATTATGACTGAAGGATTCCCAACGTATGGTGGTCTGGCAGGACGCGATCTAGACGCCATGGCACAAGGGCTGATGGAAGTATTGGACGAGGATTATTTGAAATATAGGATACGATCCATCGAATACTTCGGAGAACAATTGCGGAATGAAAATGTGCCGATCATTATCCCGACAGGAGGTCATGCGGTTTTTATCGATGCAAAAAAATTTGTCCCGCATATTCCACCTCACGAATATCCCGGACAGGCGATCGCCGCAGAGCTTTATCTTGAAGGAGGAATAAGAAGTGTCGAGATAGGTTCGGTCATGTTCGGCAAAACAATAGACGGGAAGTTCATTCCTTCGAATTTGGAGTTGGTGCGCCTTGCGATTCCACGGAGAGTCTACACACAAAGTCACATTGATTACGCATCCGAAATCATAATCGATCTATTCAAGCGAAGAAACACGATGCCCGGATACAGTATCACCTATGAGCCGCCTTATCTTCGCCATTTCACCGCCCACTTTAAGCCAAATGCTCCGAAGCAATGA
- a CDS encoding LptF/LptG family permease, which produces MKLAFYILKRHIGPFLFSMVVITFVFLLQFLMQSMDQIIGKGLTLFVMIQLIVFNLAWIVVLAVPMSVLVAVLMAFGGLSSNNEVTAIKGSGVGLVKMMFPVVIASVGVFYLLLLFDNDVLPDANHRAKTLMIDIQRKKPTFTIEPGQFSQEIESHAIMVRKTVPNSTDLYGITIFDFSNPEKFTTITAEKGKVGFSPDMKKIIMLLYNGEVDEYDNTQVGAYQRIRYQHQQVVMKAEGFAFEESSQNAFGRGDRELSADSMSTIVAGYQRDEDVLWSQLNSYMKAEFRKLTSPSTSRNVMPIVVDSPSVYLQSESKINSSAGLARGLLASIDNTERQIYAYDVEIQKKYSIPFAAIVFVFLGAPLGMMSRRGNFGVSAGMSLLFFVVYWAFLIAGEKLADREMLSPFMAMWLANIVLGGIGLLLTYKTSKETVIINWDVFLRFVPKRWVSEGTLDELARKER; this is translated from the coding sequence GTGAAACTTGCCTTCTACATATTGAAGCGGCACATCGGACCTTTTCTATTCTCCATGGTCGTGATAACTTTTGTATTCCTGCTGCAGTTCCTCATGCAATCGATGGACCAGATCATCGGAAAGGGTCTCACGCTCTTCGTCATGATTCAGCTTATCGTTTTTAACCTTGCATGGATAGTTGTGCTCGCCGTGCCGATGTCAGTTCTCGTTGCCGTGCTCATGGCGTTCGGCGGGTTGTCGTCAAACAACGAAGTTACCGCAATAAAAGGCTCGGGCGTCGGGCTCGTCAAGATGATGTTTCCGGTCGTCATCGCATCGGTGGGTGTGTTCTATCTTTTGCTGCTTTTCGACAACGACGTCCTTCCCGATGCGAACCACAGAGCCAAGACACTTATGATCGATATTCAAAGGAAGAAACCGACTTTCACCATAGAGCCCGGACAATTCTCTCAGGAGATTGAAAGTCACGCCATCATGGTACGCAAAACTGTTCCTAATTCCACAGATTTGTACGGCATTACGATCTTCGATTTTTCGAATCCTGAAAAGTTCACGACTATAACCGCCGAAAAAGGAAAAGTTGGCTTTTCGCCCGACATGAAGAAAATCATAATGCTTCTCTATAACGGCGAGGTCGACGAATATGACAACACCCAGGTTGGCGCATATCAAAGGATTCGCTATCAGCACCAGCAGGTGGTTATGAAAGCGGAAGGATTCGCATTCGAGGAATCATCTCAAAACGCATTTGGGAGAGGAGACCGTGAGTTAAGCGCTGATTCGATGAGTACCATTGTGGCGGGATATCAAAGGGATGAGGATGTCCTCTGGTCTCAGTTGAACTCTTATATGAAAGCGGAGTTCAGAAAGCTCACTTCGCCTTCTACCAGCCGTAATGTCATGCCGATCGTTGTGGATTCACCTTCGGTCTATCTTCAATCAGAGTCCAAGATAAATTCGAGTGCAGGACTCGCAAGGGGTTTGCTTGCAAGCATTGACAATACCGAACGGCAGATTTATGCATACGATGTGGAGATTCAAAAAAAGTATTCCATCCCTTTTGCTGCGATTGTTTTTGTTTTTCTTGGAGCGCCTCTTGGAATGATGTCACGACGGGGAAACTTCGGAGTCTCTGCGGGAATGAGTCTGCTATTCTTCGTCGTCTATTGGGCATTCCTCATAGCGGGAGAAAAGCTGGCAGACCGCGAAATGCTGAGTCCGTTCATGGCCATGTGGCTGGCAAATATCGTACTGGGCGGCATCGGATTATTGCTGACTTATAAAACATCCAAAGAGACGGTGATCATCAACTGGGACGTATTCTTGAGGTTTGTTCCGAAAAGGTGGGTCTCTGAAGGAACACTCGATGAACTTGCAAGGAAAGAGCGGTGA